Proteins from a genomic interval of Desulfovibrio aminophilus DSM 12254:
- a CDS encoding cytochrome ubiquinol oxidase subunit I: MDAILLSRLQFAAATMFHFIFVPLTLGLSVLIAGMETAYVRTGKELYLRMAKFWGKLFLINFVLGVVTGITLEFQFGTNWSRYSAYVGDIFGSLLAIEATAAFFLESTFIGVWVFGWKKLSPKAHATVAWLVAGAGNLSAVWILIANGFMQNPLGYVIRNGRAELNDFMAVVLNPFAWQQFAHTILGAFCVAGFFVLGISAWHLARKSHEEFFNASLRIGAGVALVASILVAVQGHFHGNEVARIQPVKLAAMESHWETRANAPMYLLQIPGENGNVLEALPVPSLLSILAYNDPDAVVKGLNDVPAADRPPVVITFWAFRAMVGIGTIMPLIALFAWIKRRDIGKYPWFLKLLPWAIPLPYLGLQAGWIVAEVGRQPWIVHGLMRTSDAVSPISGGQVGFTLAAIIVLYSLLGAAGFFLAGRAVKQGPDAAH, encoded by the coding sequence ATGGACGCGATTCTGCTTTCGCGGCTGCAATTCGCCGCCGCCACCATGTTTCACTTCATCTTCGTGCCGCTCACGCTGGGGCTCTCGGTCCTCATCGCGGGCATGGAGACGGCCTACGTGCGCACGGGCAAGGAACTCTACCTGCGCATGGCCAAGTTCTGGGGCAAGCTGTTCCTGATCAACTTCGTTCTGGGCGTGGTCACGGGCATCACCCTGGAGTTCCAGTTCGGCACCAACTGGTCGCGCTACTCGGCCTATGTGGGCGACATCTTCGGCTCGCTGCTGGCCATCGAGGCCACGGCGGCATTCTTCCTGGAGTCCACCTTCATCGGGGTCTGGGTCTTCGGCTGGAAGAAGCTCTCGCCCAAGGCCCACGCCACCGTCGCCTGGCTCGTGGCCGGGGCGGGCAACCTCTCCGCGGTCTGGATCCTCATCGCCAACGGCTTCATGCAGAACCCGCTGGGTTACGTGATCCGCAACGGCCGCGCCGAGCTGAACGACTTCATGGCCGTGGTCCTGAACCCCTTCGCCTGGCAGCAGTTCGCGCACACCATCCTGGGAGCCTTCTGCGTGGCCGGGTTCTTCGTCCTGGGCATCTCGGCCTGGCACCTGGCCCGCAAATCCCACGAGGAATTCTTCAACGCCTCCCTGCGCATCGGAGCGGGCGTGGCCCTGGTCGCCAGCATCCTGGTGGCCGTTCAGGGACACTTCCACGGCAACGAGGTGGCCCGCATCCAGCCGGTCAAGCTGGCGGCCATGGAGTCCCACTGGGAGACCCGGGCCAACGCGCCCATGTACCTCCTGCAGATCCCCGGGGAGAACGGCAACGTGCTGGAGGCCCTGCCCGTGCCCTCGCTGCTGAGCATCCTGGCCTACAACGACCCGGACGCCGTGGTGAAGGGCTTGAACGACGTCCCGGCCGCGGACCGGCCGCCGGTGGTCATCACCTTCTGGGCCTTCCGGGCCATGGTCGGCATCGGCACGATCATGCCGCTCATCGCTCTCTTCGCCTGGATCAAGCGCCGCGACATCGGCAAGTACCCCTGGTTCCTGAAGCTCCTGCCCTGGGCCATCCCCTTGCCCTACCTGGGCCTCCAGGCGGGCTGGATCGTGGCCGAGGTGGGCCGCCAGCCGTGGATCGTCCACGGCCTCATGCGGACCTCGGATGCGGTCTCGCCCATCTCGGGCGGACAGGTGGGGTTCACCCTGGCGGCCATCATCGTTCTCTACTCGCTGCTGGGCGCGGCCGGGTTCTTCCTGGCGGGCCGGGCCGTGAAGCAGGGGCCGGACGCGGCGCACTAG
- a CDS encoding Hsp20/alpha crystallin family protein, translating to MFKWNPWADLEAMRAYMDRLWSASGTDELGGCLWSPAADVLETPSAYVLRVELPGVPLENVVLEAVGRELRISGRRPSERDFPGTVFQAVERPQGPFARAFALPADADAEAVTAALKDGLLTVTIPRKAPAEPGPLRG from the coding sequence ATGTTCAAGTGGAACCCATGGGCCGACCTGGAGGCCATGCGCGCGTACATGGACCGCCTCTGGAGCGCGTCCGGGACCGACGAGCTCGGGGGGTGCCTCTGGTCCCCGGCCGCCGACGTGCTGGAGACGCCCTCGGCCTACGTGCTGCGCGTGGAGCTGCCCGGCGTTCCCTTGGAGAACGTGGTCCTGGAGGCCGTGGGCCGCGAACTGCGCATCAGCGGCAGGCGTCCCTCGGAACGCGACTTCCCGGGCACGGTGTTTCAGGCCGTGGAGCGGCCCCAGGGCCCCTTCGCCCGGGCTTTCGCCCTGCCCGCCGACGCCGACGCCGAAGCCGTCACCGCCGCGCTCAAGGACGGACTCCTGACCGTGACCATTCCTCGAAAGGCCCCGGCCGAGCCGGGCCCGCTCAGGGGCTAG
- the ffh gene encoding signal recognition particle protein, translating into MFDSLTDRLSQAFKKIRGQARLDESNIQDGLREVRLALLEADVNFKVVKDFVDRVKERALGQDVLKSLTPGQQVVKIVHEGLVELLGGEQTGIQTAGVKPLVIMVVGLQGSGKTTSAAKLSVWLRKQKLVPYLVPADVYRPAAIDQLQTLAKQIGVPAYPSEPGMNPVDICRDALVKAAEAGCNAVLLDTAGRLHIDEPLMEELSAIKAACRPREILFVADAMTGQDAVTVAQSFNERLDVSGVILTKMDGDARGGAALSIKSVTGKPVKFVGVGEKISDLELFHPDRAASRILGMGDMLTLIEKAQGEFDAEESQRMAEKMAKAQFDFEDFREQMRKIKKLGSLEGLLKLIPGMGGVVQKLAEAKDHEKDLARTEAIISSMTMKERRQPKLLNPSRKERIARGSGVTVAEVNALVKNFEQMSKMMSQVMGGKKGKGMPKMPKGMKMPAGMPAMPGGMPGMPGAPGMPGGMPGMPGEGGEGGPRKLSKKTLAERKKKKLKKKQRQKR; encoded by the coding sequence TTGTTCGACAGCCTCACAGACCGCCTGAGCCAGGCGTTCAAGAAGATCCGGGGACAGGCCCGGCTGGACGAGTCCAACATCCAGGATGGCCTGCGCGAGGTGCGCCTGGCGCTCCTGGAGGCCGACGTCAACTTCAAGGTCGTCAAGGACTTCGTCGACCGGGTCAAGGAACGCGCCCTGGGCCAGGACGTGCTCAAGAGCCTGACCCCCGGCCAGCAGGTGGTCAAGATCGTCCACGAGGGCCTGGTGGAACTCTTGGGCGGCGAGCAGACCGGCATCCAGACCGCCGGGGTCAAGCCCCTGGTGATCATGGTCGTGGGCCTGCAGGGCTCGGGCAAGACCACCTCGGCGGCCAAGCTTTCGGTCTGGCTGCGCAAGCAGAAGCTCGTGCCCTACCTCGTCCCGGCCGACGTCTACCGCCCCGCGGCCATCGACCAGTTGCAGACCCTGGCCAAGCAGATCGGCGTGCCCGCCTATCCGAGCGAGCCGGGCATGAACCCGGTGGACATCTGCCGCGACGCGCTCGTCAAGGCCGCCGAGGCGGGCTGCAACGCCGTGCTCCTGGACACCGCCGGACGCCTGCACATCGACGAGCCCCTCATGGAGGAGCTGTCGGCCATCAAGGCCGCCTGCAGGCCGCGCGAGATCCTCTTCGTGGCCGACGCCATGACCGGCCAGGACGCCGTGACCGTGGCCCAGAGCTTCAACGAGCGCCTGGACGTCAGCGGCGTGATCCTGACCAAGATGGACGGCGACGCCCGCGGCGGCGCGGCCCTGTCCATCAAGAGCGTCACCGGCAAGCCGGTGAAGTTCGTAGGCGTGGGCGAAAAGATTTCCGACCTGGAACTGTTCCATCCCGACCGGGCGGCCTCGCGCATCCTGGGCATGGGCGACATGCTCACGCTCATCGAGAAGGCCCAGGGCGAGTTCGACGCCGAGGAGTCCCAGCGCATGGCCGAAAAGATGGCCAAGGCGCAGTTCGACTTCGAGGACTTCCGCGAGCAGATGCGCAAGATCAAGAAGCTCGGCTCCCTGGAGGGCCTGCTCAAGCTCATTCCGGGCATGGGCGGCGTGGTTCAGAAGCTGGCCGAGGCCAAGGACCACGAAAAGGATCTGGCGCGCACCGAGGCGATCATCAGCTCCATGACCATGAAGGAGCGGCGCCAGCCCAAGCTGCTGAACCCGAGCCGCAAGGAGCGCATCGCCCGGGGCTCGGGCGTGACGGTGGCCGAGGTCAACGCCCTGGTCAAGAATTTCGAGCAGATGAGCAAGATGATGAGTCAGGTCATGGGCGGCAAGAAGGGCAAGGGCATGCCCAAGATGCCCAAGGGCATGAAGATGCCCGCCGGAATGCCCGCCATGCCGGGCGGCATGCCGGGAATGCCCGGCGCTCCGGGGATGCCCGGGGGCATGCCGGGAATGCCCGGCGAGGGCGGCGAGGGTGGACCGCGAAAACTCTCCAAAAAGACCCTGGCCGAACGCAAGAAGAAGAAACTCAAGAAGAAACAGCGCCAAAAGCGCTGA
- the rpsP gene encoding 30S ribosomal protein S16 has protein sequence MAMKIRLTRMGSKKRPFYRIVALDSATRRDGRALEYIGHYNPMVEPAEIVVDAARLDYWAKQGATCSDSVRTLLKKVQK, from the coding sequence ATGGCCATGAAGATTCGCCTGACCCGCATGGGCTCCAAGAAGCGTCCGTTCTACCGCATCGTGGCTCTCGACAGCGCCACCCGCCGCGACGGCCGCGCCCTGGAGTACATCGGCCACTACAATCCCATGGTGGAGCCCGCCGAGATCGTCGTGGACGCCGCGCGCCTGGACTACTGGGCCAAGCAGGGCGCCACCTGTTCCGATTCCGTGCGCACGCTCCTGAAGAAAGTCCAGAAGTAG
- a CDS encoding KH domain-containing protein, whose protein sequence is MLREMIEFIAKSLVDHPEQVQVSEVEGEQTSVIELKVAKEDLGKVIGKQGRTARAMRTLLGAASSKARKRSVLEILE, encoded by the coding sequence ATGCTCAGGGAAATGATCGAATTCATCGCCAAGTCCCTCGTGGATCACCCGGAACAGGTCCAGGTTTCGGAAGTGGAAGGCGAGCAGACCTCCGTGATCGAGCTGAAGGTGGCCAAGGAAGACCTGGGCAAGGTCATCGGCAAGCAGGGCCGCACGGCCCGCGCCATGCGCACCCTGCTGGGAGCCGCTTCTTCCAAGGCCCGGAAACGCTCGGTTCTGGAAATCCTGGAATAG
- the rimM gene encoding ribosome maturation factor RimM (Essential for efficient processing of 16S rRNA) has protein sequence MPAQAPGDRLVAVGVVVKPHGVRGEFCIDFHADSPFLFEDAGRVFLRRPGGRAREYAVTGSRPHQGRMLLTLKGVSDRDAADALRGLEVAVAAADLPDPDEDEIYLHELEGLVVRLSDGRELGVLEGFLFAGGQETWVIRDPKGREILLPATPEFVLDIDLDARVAMVEPPEGLLDLYLKDQA, from the coding sequence ATGCCCGCTCAAGCCCCCGGCGACCGCCTCGTGGCCGTGGGGGTGGTCGTCAAGCCCCACGGAGTCCGGGGGGAGTTCTGCATTGATTTCCATGCGGACTCCCCTTTCCTCTTCGAGGACGCGGGGCGGGTGTTCCTGCGCCGCCCCGGCGGCCGCGCCAGGGAATACGCCGTCACCGGCTCCCGGCCCCACCAGGGCCGGATGCTCCTGACCCTGAAAGGCGTTTCCGACCGCGATGCGGCCGATGCCCTGCGAGGTCTGGAGGTGGCCGTGGCGGCCGCCGATCTCCCTGATCCCGACGAGGACGAGATATACCTCCACGAGCTGGAGGGTCTGGTCGTGCGCCTGAGCGACGGCCGGGAACTGGGCGTTCTGGAGGGCTTCCTCTTCGCCGGAGGGCAGGAGACCTGGGTCATCCGCGACCCGAAGGGCCGCGAGATCCTCCTGCCCGCCACGCCGGAATTCGTCCTGGACATCGACCTGGACGCCCGCGTCGCGATGGTGGAGCCGCCCGAAGGCCTCCTGGACCTCTATCTCAAGGACCAAGCGTGA
- a CDS encoding substrate-binding periplasmic protein produces the protein MKTLAALLLTLLLLPAVPVRAEKPVLRMVYAEGFAPFSWTSQGRVTGILPDIMDEAARRMGVTVSHQARPGDEVMTAVKGLGADGFLSVPSRDYDAFAARGEKPVLTTSIGLFVSLSYEPLIQRLRLVRDPAELKGLKLCASRYDSWSQARLADLDLTLYPNLAEALSALARGDAQVMAQVPEVVEFQTARLGLSAQVLRVPGVFLNEISLFLHLNRHGAAAALMPAFDKALADMRADGTLVAILTRPR, from the coding sequence GTGAAGACTCTCGCCGCGCTCCTGCTCACGCTGCTCCTGCTGCCGGCCGTCCCGGTCCGGGCCGAAAAACCCGTGCTGCGCATGGTCTACGCCGAGGGCTTCGCGCCCTTCTCCTGGACCAGCCAGGGCCGGGTCACCGGCATCCTGCCGGACATCATGGACGAGGCCGCCCGGCGCATGGGCGTCACGGTCAGCCATCAGGCCCGGCCCGGCGACGAGGTCATGACCGCGGTCAAGGGCCTGGGGGCCGACGGCTTCCTCTCCGTCCCGTCCAGGGACTACGACGCCTTCGCCGCGCGGGGCGAGAAGCCCGTGCTGACCACCTCCATCGGACTCTTCGTGAGCCTGAGCTACGAACCCCTGATCCAGCGGTTGCGTCTTGTGCGCGACCCGGCCGAACTCAAGGGCCTCAAGCTCTGCGCATCGCGCTACGACTCCTGGTCCCAGGCCAGGCTGGCGGACCTCGACCTGACCCTTTACCCCAACCTGGCCGAGGCCCTGTCGGCCCTGGCCCGGGGCGACGCCCAGGTCATGGCCCAGGTGCCCGAGGTGGTGGAGTTCCAGACCGCCCGCCTGGGTCTTTCGGCCCAGGTGCTGCGCGTGCCCGGTGTTTTCCTGAACGAGATTTCCCTCTTCCTGCACCTGAACCGGCACGGAGCCGCGGCCGCGCTCATGCCCGCCTTCGACAAGGCCCTGGCGGACATGCGCGCCGACGGAACCCTGGTGGCCATCCTCACCCGCCCGCGCTGA